In Nocardia higoensis, the DNA window CTGAAGCTCGTCAAGCCGATCACCGTCGCGCAGGGTTTCGCCCTGCTGTCGGTGCCGTCGTCGCTGGCCCAGGAAGCCATCGAACGCGACCTGCGCGAACCCATCCTGCGTTCCCTCGGGCGCATGCTCGGTCCCCAGGTGGAGGGACTCGGCGTGCGGATCGCCGCCCCGGTCACCTCTACCGGCGATGGTCCGGCCGCGGGCGCGCGCCACGCCAGGATGACCAGCCGCCCCGAACAGCCCCGACCGGCGCGCCCCGCGGGCGGGTTCGGCCAGGAACCGCAGCGCCCCGACGAGCCCGCGCCGCATTACGGCCGCTCCGCCGAGCCGGGCGGCGACTCGGGATATCCGGGACCCGCGCCGTTCCCGAACGACTATCCGGTTCCGGACACCTATCCGGGATCGGACTATGCGCCGTCCGCCGGCTACACGCCCGAACCCGAATACCCGGCCTCGGATTTCCCGACCACGTCTTTCCGCATCCCGCCGGGCGGGTTCGACGACCCGTCCTACGCCGATTCGGCGGAGGACGCCCCCCGGGTACGGCCCGACCTGTCCGACCTGCCCGCTCCGCCGCGCCGCGACAGCACCCCGCCCGGACAGGAGTCGTTGTTCTCTCCGGAGCCCGGTCGCATTCCGCTACGTGAGCCGAGCGCCGACCGCGATGTCCGCGAACCCGGCACCGACGGCCCGCACACCGAGCGCGGCGACGACGAACCGGTCGTGAGCATCCGCGACTCCTGGCCCACCTACTTCGCCAAGAACCAGGAGCCGACTCCGGCACCGTCGAGCTCCGGCGCCAGCCTGAACGCCAAGTACACCTTCGAGACCTTCGTCATCGGCGCGTCCAACCGATTCGCCCACGCGGCGGCCGTGGCGATCGCCGAAGCGCCCGCGCGCGCCTACAACCCACTGTTCGTGTGGGGCGCTTCCGGACTCGGCAAGACTCATCTCCTGCACGCCGCGGGCCACTATGCCCAGCGGCTGTTCCCGGGGATGCGCGTCAAATACGTCTCGACCGAAGAGTTCACCAACGACTTCATCAACAGCCTGCGCGACGACCGCAAGGTGGCGTTCAAGCGTCGCTACCGCGAGACCGACATCCTCCTGGTCGACGACATCCAGTTCATCGAGGGCAAGGAAGGCATCCAGGAGGAGTTCTTCCACACCTTCAACACACTGCACAACGCCAACAAGCAGATCGTCGTCTCCTCCGACCGCCCACCCAAGCAGCTGGCCACTCTCGAGGAGCGGCTGCGGACCAGGTTCGAGTGGGGCCTGATCACCGATGTGCAGCCGCCCGAACTCGAGACGCGCATCGCGATCCTGCGCAAGAAGGCACGGATGGATCGACTCGACGTGCCCCATGACGTGCTGGAACTGATCGCCAGCCGGGTCGAGCGCAATATCCGCGAACTCGAGGGCGCGCTGATCCGGGTGACGGCGTTCGCCTCGCTCAACGGTCAGCCGCTGGACATCTCGCTGGCCGAGGTGGTGTTGCGCGACCTGATGCCCGACACCGCGGCGCTGGAGATCAACGCGGCCACGATCATGGCGGTCACCGCGGAGTACTTCAACACCACCCTCGACGAGCTGACCGGTCCGGGCAAGGCGCGTCCGCTCGCTCAGGCCCGCCAGATCGCGATGTATCTGTGCCGCGAGCTGACCGATCTGTCGCTGCCGAAGATCGGGCAGGCGTTCGGGCGCGATCACACGACGGTGATGTACGCGGAGAAGAAGGTCCGCAAGGAGATGACCGAACGCCGTCGCGTGTACGACCAGGTCCAAGAACTCACAGCCCGGATCAAGCAGCGCTCGCGCTGAATCCATCCACACCCCTCGCACCGCTCCTGACCAGGGGCGGTGCATTTTTTCGCCCTGTGGATTCCTCGAGGAATCCCTGTGGAATCCTCGAGGAATCCACAGGTTGTCCTCGAGTTGGTGCACAGGCCATCGGCCGCGTCGGTGCACAGGCAGTTGTCCACAGTTTCCACAGCCGAATCCGTGCACAGGGCCTGACCTGCCCGCATGGCTGTTCACAGTTGTGGATTCCTCGAGGAATCCCTGTGGAATCCTCGAGGAATCCACCGGTTGTCCTCGAGTCGGTGCACAGTGTGCACAAGTGGCCCGAAACGGTGGAACAACTCGAGGATGAGCGGTGGATAGATGTGGGATAGATCTGGACTCTCCACAGCCACGCACAGTTCATCCACCGGTCACTCACCATCCATCCCCATCCCGCCACACCCTGTGACCTGCGCTGATACGTCGAATCCACAGATTCCACAGGCCCTATTACTACTTCAGTTCTTCTTCTAGAAGATGTCTCTTGAAAACAGGGTGTGTGGAAAAGTCCGCCGGAGCGCTCGGCAGCCGAGGGGATCGCGTCCACAGGGCAGAGGAGGACGAGGCGATGGCTCGGCGAAGGAGTGGACACGGCACGCGCGGAGGACAGCCCGGGCTAGGTTCCACCGCTGTACGCGGGTACGGTTCTAGGTCTGTCGGCCACATCGGGTCGCGAACCATCCACACGACAACCGGGAGAGGACACATCGGGCGATGGAGCTTTCGAGCATGAAGTTTCGAGTTGCCCGAGAGGACTTCGCCGAGTCCGTCGCGTGGGTCGCGCGCAGCCTGCCGTCCCGGCCGCCTGTCCCGGTGCTCGGTGGTGTGCTGCTGGTCGCCAACGAAGACGGGCTGACCGTCTCCGGATTCGACTACGAGGTCTCCGCACAGATGCGGGTGGCCGCCGAGGTCGCCGGACCGGGTGAAGTCCTCGTCTCCGGCCGGCTGCTCGCCGACATCACCAAGGCGCTGTCGAACAAGCCGGTCGACGTCTCCGTGGACGGTACGCGCGTGTTGATCAGTTGTGGCAGTGCGAAGTTCTCGCTGCCGACCATGCCGGTCGAGGATTATCCACAGCTTCCCGAAGTTCCCCAGCAGACCGGTGAACTGAGTGTGGACATCTTCGCCGAGGCCGTCGGCCAGGTCGCCGTCGCCGCCGGTCGGGACGACACACTGCCGATGCTCACCGGCATCCGGGTGGAGATCGAGGGCTCGCATGTCGTGCTCGCGGCCACCGACCGGTTCCGGCTCGCGGTACGCCACATCGAATGGCAGCCCGCACGCGCCGATATCGAGACCGCCGTGCTGATCCCGGCGCGCACGCTGTCCGAAGCCGCCAAGACCCTCGGCGCCTCGGACGCGCCGGTCCAACTCTCCCTGGGCTCCGGTGCGGGCGCGGACGGGCTGCTCGGCATCGTCAACGCGGGCCGTCGCACCACCACGCGGCTGCTCGACGCCGAATTCCCCAAGTTCCGCCAATTGCTCCCCAAGGAGCACACCTCGGTGGCCACCCTGGAGGTCGCGGCGCTCACCGAGGCGATCAAGCGTGTCGCGCTGGTCGCCGAGCGCGGTGCACAGGTGCGTCTGGAGTTCTCCACAGAGGGTTTGCTGCTGTCGGCGGGTGGGGATGACGCGGGCCGCGCCGAGGAATGGCTGGTCGCCGACTTCCGCGGCGAGCCGCTGACCATCGCGTTCAATCCGGGCTATCTGGTCGACGGCCTCTCCGCGCTGCATTCGGACAGGGTGAGCTTCGGTTTCACCACGCCCAGCAGGCCCGCGGTCCTGCTGCCCGCGAGCGAGGAAGAGCCGCGAACCCTGGAATCCGGGTCCTTCGCTGCGCTGACCGGCGCTTACACCTACCTGTTGATGCCCGTGCGGCTGCCGGGCTGATCGCGCGCGTGGGTGATCGGGTGTCGCCGCGCCGATCGTCGTGGGCGCGGTAGCCGATGTTCGTCCGGGCTTTG includes these proteins:
- the dnaA gene encoding chromosomal replication initiator protein DnaA yields the protein MDDEQNVLATVWPEVIAELTTGSADGSIPAVTRAQQAWLKLVKPITVAQGFALLSVPSSLAQEAIERDLREPILRSLGRMLGPQVEGLGVRIAAPVTSTGDGPAAGARHARMTSRPEQPRPARPAGGFGQEPQRPDEPAPHYGRSAEPGGDSGYPGPAPFPNDYPVPDTYPGSDYAPSAGYTPEPEYPASDFPTTSFRIPPGGFDDPSYADSAEDAPRVRPDLSDLPAPPRRDSTPPGQESLFSPEPGRIPLREPSADRDVREPGTDGPHTERGDDEPVVSIRDSWPTYFAKNQEPTPAPSSSGASLNAKYTFETFVIGASNRFAHAAAVAIAEAPARAYNPLFVWGASGLGKTHLLHAAGHYAQRLFPGMRVKYVSTEEFTNDFINSLRDDRKVAFKRRYRETDILLVDDIQFIEGKEGIQEEFFHTFNTLHNANKQIVVSSDRPPKQLATLEERLRTRFEWGLITDVQPPELETRIAILRKKARMDRLDVPHDVLELIASRVERNIRELEGALIRVTAFASLNGQPLDISLAEVVLRDLMPDTAALEINAATIMAVTAEYFNTTLDELTGPGKARPLAQARQIAMYLCRELTDLSLPKIGQAFGRDHTTVMYAEKKVRKEMTERRRVYDQVQELTARIKQRSR
- the dnaN gene encoding DNA polymerase III subunit beta, whose translation is MELSSMKFRVAREDFAESVAWVARSLPSRPPVPVLGGVLLVANEDGLTVSGFDYEVSAQMRVAAEVAGPGEVLVSGRLLADITKALSNKPVDVSVDGTRVLISCGSAKFSLPTMPVEDYPQLPEVPQQTGELSVDIFAEAVGQVAVAAGRDDTLPMLTGIRVEIEGSHVVLAATDRFRLAVRHIEWQPARADIETAVLIPARTLSEAAKTLGASDAPVQLSLGSGAGADGLLGIVNAGRRTTTRLLDAEFPKFRQLLPKEHTSVATLEVAALTEAIKRVALVAERGAQVRLEFSTEGLLLSAGGDDAGRAEEWLVADFRGEPLTIAFNPGYLVDGLSALHSDRVSFGFTTPSRPAVLLPASEEEPRTLESGSFAALTGAYTYLLMPVRLPG